A window from Schistosoma haematobium chromosome 1, whole genome shotgun sequence encodes these proteins:
- a CDS encoding hypothetical protein (EggNog:ENOG410V69W~COG:H), which produces QTVVRQLPCLRCINICVITLAIVIICIIDNARKSKQTYSYIIFRAKTGIMLLNMGGPETRKEVQNFLTRLFSDKEIIRMPFQDLLARFVAWKRSPKIEEQYSRIGGGSPILYWTRVQGEMMVKHLDAISPETAPHRFYVAFRYVHPLVESCVNEMERDGVERVVAFSQYPQYSCATSGSSLNAIVRHYESEEKTFNGVESIELPSVQNKIPGPIWSFIDRWPVFPPLVNSFANKILGELQSINDETERANTVLIFSAHSVPLSVVNRGDPYPQEVGATVHAIMKQLNFSWPYRLTWQSKVGPAAWLGPSTVDTLYGLSRLGYRHALLIPVAFTLDHIETLYEMDIEYCSEIAAKAGMVSVRRSQSLNGDPAFSQGLAELVLDHLRRGDPCSKQFMLRCPMCTNPSCERTRKFIMAQKERVHGWTTLHLPNSERVRLCRYN; this is translated from the exons CAAACTGTTGTGCGCCAGTTACCATGTTTGCGTTGCATAAACATTTGCGTTATTACTTTGGCAATCGTTATTATATGTATTATCGACAATGCTCGCAAAAGTAAGCAAACCTACTCTTACATAATCTTCAGAGCGAAAACGGGCATAATGCTACTAAATATGGGTGGCCCGGAAACTAGAAAGGAAGTACAAAATTTTTTAACACGTCTATTCTCTGACAAAGAAATTATCCGTATGCCGTTCCAAGA TCTTCTAGCTCGTTTTGTAGCATGGAAAAGGTCACCTAAGATCGAGGAGCAGTATTCTCGAATTGGTGGTGGGTCTCCAATTCTCTATTGGACCAGAGTACAAGGTGAAATGATGGTAAAACACTTAGACGCTATTAGCCCAGAAACAG CTCCTCATAGATTCTACGTCGCATTTCGTTATGTCCATCCTCTTGTGGAATCTTGTGTTAATGAAATGGAAAG AGACGGTGTAGAGCGTGTTGTTGCTTTTAGTCAGTATCCACAGTACAGCTGTGCTACTTCGGGAAGCAGTTTAAATGCCATTGTTCGTCATTACGAAAGTGAAGAAAAAACTTTCAATGGTGTGGAAAGTATTGAGCTTCCTTCTGTACAGAACAAAATCCCTGGACCAATCTGGTCCTTTATTGACAGATGGCCTGTTTTCCCCCCGTTGGTTAACAGTTTCGCCAATAAAATTCTTGGCGAGCTCCAGAGTATTAATGATGAAACAGAGCGTGCGAATACCGTCCTAATTTTCAGTGCACATTCGGTTCCACTATCTGTCGTCAATCGCGGTGATCCTTATCCTCAG GAAGTAGGTGCCACTGTTCACGCAATCATGAAACAACTCAATTTTTCATGGCCTTATCGTCTTACTTGGCAATCTAAAGTTGGTCCAGCTGCTTGGTTAGGTCCATCAACAGTAGACACCCTATATGGGTTGAGTCGTTTGGGATATCGACACGCACTATTAATTCCTGTTGCATTCACTCTAGATCATATTGAAACCCTGTATGAAATGGACATAGAATATTGCTCTGAAATAGCAGCTAAAGCCGGTATGGTTTCTGTACGCAGATCACAATCACTGAATGGTGACCCTGCATTCAGTCAA GGCCTAGCCGAATTAGTCCTAGACCACCTTCGTCGGGGTGATCCATGCTCGAAACAGTTCATGCTTCGCTGTCCGATGTGTACTAACCCATCTTGTGAACGTACCAGAAAGTTCATTATGGCCCAAAAAGAACGAGTACATGGATGGACAACTCTGCACTTGCCGAACAGTGAGCGTGTACGCTTATGTAGATATAACTAA
- a CDS encoding hypothetical protein (EggNog:ENOG410V69W~COG:H) has protein sequence MMVKHLDAISPETAPHRFYVAFRYVHPLVESCVNEMERDGVERVVAFSQYPQYSCATSGSSLNAIVRHYESEEKTFNGVESIELPSVQNKIPGPIWSFIDRWPVFPPLVNSFANKILGELQSINDETERANTVLIFSAHSVPLSVVNRGDPYPQEVGATVHAIMKQLNFSWPYRLTWQSKVGPAAWLGPSTVDTLYGLSRLGYRHALLIPVAFTLDHIETLYEMDIEYCSEIAAKAGMVSVRRSQSLNGDPAFSQGLAELVLDHLRRGDPCSKQFMLRCPMCTNPSCERTRKFIMAQKERVHGWTTLHLPNSERVRLCRYN, from the exons ATGATGGTAAAACACTTAGACGCTATTAGCCCAGAAACAG CTCCTCATAGATTCTACGTCGCATTTCGTTATGTCCATCCTCTTGTGGAATCTTGTGTTAATGAAATGGAAAG AGACGGTGTAGAGCGTGTTGTTGCTTTTAGTCAGTATCCACAGTACAGCTGTGCTACTTCGGGAAGCAGTTTAAATGCCATTGTTCGTCATTACGAAAGTGAAGAAAAAACTTTCAATGGTGTGGAAAGTATTGAGCTTCCTTCTGTACAGAACAAAATCCCTGGACCAATCTGGTCCTTTATTGACAGATGGCCTGTTTTCCCCCCGTTGGTTAACAGTTTCGCCAATAAAATTCTTGGCGAGCTCCAGAGTATTAATGATGAAACAGAGCGTGCGAATACCGTCCTAATTTTCAGTGCACATTCGGTTCCACTATCTGTCGTCAATCGCGGTGATCCTTATCCTCAG GAAGTAGGTGCCACTGTTCACGCAATCATGAAACAACTCAATTTTTCATGGCCTTATCGTCTTACTTGGCAATCTAAAGTTGGTCCAGCTGCTTGGTTAGGTCCATCAACAGTAGACACCCTATATGGGTTGAGTCGTTTGGGATATCGACACGCACTATTAATTCCTGTTGCATTCACTCTAGATCATATTGAAACCCTGTATGAAATGGACATAGAATATTGCTCTGAAATAGCAGCTAAAGCCGGTATGGTTTCTGTACGCAGATCACAATCACTGAATGGTGACCCTGCATTCAGTCAA GGCCTAGCCGAATTAGTCCTAGACCACCTTCGTCGGGGTGATCCATGCTCGAAACAGTTCATGCTTCGCTGTCCGATGTGTACTAACCCATCTTGTGAACGTACCAGAAAGTTCATTATGGCCCAAAAAGAACGAGTACATGGATGGACAACTCTGCACTTGCCGAACAGTGAGCGTGTACGCTTATGTAGATATAACTAA
- a CDS encoding hypothetical protein (EggNog:ENOG410V69W~COG:H~SECRETED:SignalP(1-31)), with protein MSILLWNLVLMKWKGIFVRLILLHCRDGVERVVAFSQYPQYSCATSGSSLNAIVRHYESEEKTFNGVESIELPSVQNKIPGPIWSFIDRWPVFPPLVNSFANKILGELQSINDETERANTVLIFSAHSVPLSVVNRGDPYPQEVGATVHAIMKQLNFSWPYRLTWQSKVGPAAWLGPSTVDTLYGLSRLGYRHALLIPVAFTLDHIETLYEMDIEYCSEIAAKAGMVSVRRSQSLNGDPAFSQGLAELVLDHLRRGDPCSKQFMLRCPMCTNPSCERTRKFIMAQKERVHGWTTLHLPNSERVRLCRYN; from the exons ATGTCCATCCTCTTGTGGAATCTTGTGTTAATGAAATGGAAAGGTATTTTTGTTCGACTTATTTTACTCCACTGTAGAGACGGTGTAGAGCGTGTTGTTGCTTTTAGTCAGTATCCACAGTACAGCTGTGCTACTTCGGGAAGCAGTTTAAATGCCATTGTTCGTCATTACGAAAGTGAAGAAAAAACTTTCAATGGTGTGGAAAGTATTGAGCTTCCTTCTGTACAGAACAAAATCCCTGGACCAATCTGGTCCTTTATTGACAGATGGCCTGTTTTCCCCCCGTTGGTTAACAGTTTCGCCAATAAAATTCTTGGCGAGCTCCAGAGTATTAATGATGAAACAGAGCGTGCGAATACCGTCCTAATTTTCAGTGCACATTCGGTTCCACTATCTGTCGTCAATCGCGGTGATCCTTATCCTCAG GAAGTAGGTGCCACTGTTCACGCAATCATGAAACAACTCAATTTTTCATGGCCTTATCGTCTTACTTGGCAATCTAAAGTTGGTCCAGCTGCTTGGTTAGGTCCATCAACAGTAGACACCCTATATGGGTTGAGTCGTTTGGGATATCGACACGCACTATTAATTCCTGTTGCATTCACTCTAGATCATATTGAAACCCTGTATGAAATGGACATAGAATATTGCTCTGAAATAGCAGCTAAAGCCGGTATGGTTTCTGTACGCAGATCACAATCACTGAATGGTGACCCTGCATTCAGTCAA GGCCTAGCCGAATTAGTCCTAGACCACCTTCGTCGGGGTGATCCATGCTCGAAACAGTTCATGCTTCGCTGTCCGATGTGTACTAACCCATCTTGTGAACGTACCAGAAAGTTCATTATGGCCCAAAAAGAACGAGTACATGGATGGACAACTCTGCACTTGCCGAACAGTGAGCGTGTACGCTTATGTAGATATAACTAA